The segment ATCTTACCAAACATCATGATGCTGGGATTGGAAAGTTCTTCATCCAACAATACAGAGGAGCTGGCGTCTAATTCACCATCTAAACTGATGGTGATGGTGTTGTCTGTGATAGTATGTTTTATTTTCATCGTGCTTCTTTACGAATCATCTATTTAATAGGTTGACGGTGTTTAAACTTGATCACGAGCAAGGTTTGGTCATCATGCAGGATGTCACTACTGAAGTCATTGACATCATTGATGATAGCGCTCTTTATGTCCTCGGCCTCTAAGTGATACGTTTGCGAAAGCATGTATTTCAGGCGTTCTTCCCCGTATTCATCTTGCCGGGTGTTCCGGGCTTCCACTATCCCATCGGTATAAATGACCATTACGTCATTAGGGTTGTAGTCATAGTGCAACCGGTGGATGCGCTTGGCATAGGTCTTGTCCCGAATTATGCCCAGGCCTAACCCTTCTGTTTGAAAATAGAACGTATCTTCCATCATAGAGTTGTAGTAAAGCGTGTGGCAATGACCCGCCCGCGCAAAAGACACCCCTTGCATTTCGTAATCTATGATGTACAGCGCCGAGGTGATGAAGGACGTTCTTTCCAGGCAGCGGCTCAAGGCACTATTGGCCTGTACCATGAACTCATCGGGCAATAAGTCCTGCTGCATAAGGCCATGGAAAATACCTTTCATCTGAGCCATGTGAAAGGCCGCGGAAATTCCTTTTCCAGACACGTCACCAATAATAATAGCGATGCGTGATTTGCTTAGTTGCAGGTAGTCGTAGAAGTCGCCGCCTACTTCTTTGGCTGCCTGCGAGTACGTGCTAATGTCAAACCAAGTATCAGTGGGGAATGTCTTAGGATTCAGGCGATCCTGTACCAGCGTCGCGATTTTGAGTTCTTCTTTGTAGCGCTCATTCTGGAGAGATTCCTGCATGAGGCGCAGGTTCTCAATAGTGAGCACTGTCTGGTTTGCGAAAGACTGTACCACGCTGATGGTATCTAAGTCAAAGCCTTGCTCAATCTCCAGCAAAAGGTACAGATACCCGTACCGGCGCTTGATGGAAAACAGCGGGACCACCAGCAAGGAGTTGAAGGAGCTGTTGAGGCTTTTAAATACCGGGTCCAGGTTCAGGTCTCCGTTTACGTACACATTGTCTGCCGCAGCTTTGTCCTGCTCATGCGCCCGCATCAGCATTTCTTTCATCAAAGCCTGTACTTGGGTGTCAACCGGGTTGCCGGTAGAATGGGAGGTGTCTAGGTGCGTTTGTTCCCCAATTTCCAGCCAGGCCGCGTCAGCCCCAGTGGCCTTGATGGCGCTTTCGAACAACATGTTGTACACCTCTTCTTCGCTCTGGCCTTGCTGAATGGTATGGCTTAGTCGTTGGAAACTCAGGAGGTCAGCGTTTTTTTGCTCAAATACCCGGGAAGTTGGTAAGCTGAAAAGTGCCACCAGCAAAGAGGCCAGGGCATACAAAAGCACAAATCCCAGGGTGACCACAATGAAGGGGTTGTAGATATAAGAAATATCTGCTACCAGTTCAGGCGAGTCATGGAAAATGTGAAGTAATTTGGCGAACAGCACGCCTGACGCCAACACAGCCGTTAACAGGAAAATACTACCCCACTTCTTATCAAGGGTCAGGAAAGCAATCCAACGCTGATGAACACACATGTAGAGGCCATAGACTAGCAGGAGGCTTATGTCTATGGTAAGGAACACATAGTCTAGAAATTTCTCACCGAAAAGCGGCACTATCAAAGAAAGGTATACCAGAATCTCAAACCATTTCCATTGACTTTGAACGTCTTTGGTTTTGTGGTAGAGGATAAACTGCCGCCAGGTGTAGAAAGCTTTCGCTAAGAAATACACCAACAACCCGAAAAGCACCTGATAGAAAACATCCAGCAGGTAAGGGTTAGTGATCCAGTATTGATTAAAGCTAGGATAGGCAAGGTAAAAGATTAGGCAGGCATACGCTCCCAGGCCACCTTTCACAAAAAGGCCCCAAAGCGGTGATGTGAACTCCGCACTGCGTTGAATCGGTACATTTTCCCGCTGATACAGGAACGCAGAAAGGATAAAAATAACTGAAAGCAGGTAATTCAGATACGAGATGCCTGAATTGGTTTCTCCCTCAAATCCCTGGCGGGCCAATAATAAAATGTTCACCAACAGCAGCACCCAGCTCACGCTTCCGGTAAAAAGACATAATCGTTTTATCCTTGTGTTTAGGGGCATTGGAGAAGTTGCCAGCAGTGGTTGTTTAGGTGATAGATGTGGGTGAATACGAGAATTTCCTAAAAGTAATTAAAAAAAAGTTATGTTCTTCAAACCGCCCGTTTAT is part of the Rufibacter tibetensis genome and harbors:
- a CDS encoding GAF domain-containing SpoIIE family protein phosphatase; translated protein: MPLNTRIKRLCLFTGSVSWVLLLVNILLLARQGFEGETNSGISYLNYLLSVIFILSAFLYQRENVPIQRSAEFTSPLWGLFVKGGLGAYACLIFYLAYPSFNQYWITNPYLLDVFYQVLFGLLVYFLAKAFYTWRQFILYHKTKDVQSQWKWFEILVYLSLIVPLFGEKFLDYVFLTIDISLLLVYGLYMCVHQRWIAFLTLDKKWGSIFLLTAVLASGVLFAKLLHIFHDSPELVADISYIYNPFIVVTLGFVLLYALASLLVALFSLPTSRVFEQKNADLLSFQRLSHTIQQGQSEEEVYNMLFESAIKATGADAAWLEIGEQTHLDTSHSTGNPVDTQVQALMKEMLMRAHEQDKAAADNVYVNGDLNLDPVFKSLNSSFNSLLVVPLFSIKRRYGYLYLLLEIEQGFDLDTISVVQSFANQTVLTIENLRLMQESLQNERYKEELKIATLVQDRLNPKTFPTDTWFDISTYSQAAKEVGGDFYDYLQLSKSRIAIIIGDVSGKGISAAFHMAQMKGIFHGLMQQDLLPDEFMVQANSALSRCLERTSFITSALYIIDYEMQGVSFARAGHCHTLYYNSMMEDTFYFQTEGLGLGIIRDKTYAKRIHRLHYDYNPNDVMVIYTDGIVEARNTRQDEYGEERLKYMLSQTYHLEAEDIKSAIINDVNDFSSDILHDDQTLLVIKFKHRQPIK